In Bdellovibrionales bacterium, the following proteins share a genomic window:
- a CDS encoding DEAD/DEAH box helicase yields the protein MSQTTFQDFALSSSILQSLQDMNFVEPTEIQKKTLEALIGHNGDLLALAETGSGKTAAYAIPLLEQIKADDKSTQGLILCPTRELAIQVSEQVQKLGRAQKINVATIYGGASYTIQERDLKRGAQILIATPGRLIDFIEQKKISLARLNVLVLDEADEMISMGFKEDLETILSEAHENCQNWLFSATMSRNIEQISHKYLTDPKRITVNSSGKLPESIEHWYYAIAQARKRQALLQIMSEVDDFYGIIFCQTKVETEAIQNALVKAGFSAESFHGDRTQKEREKILTRFRKREVAILVCTDVAARGLDIKDLSHVINYSLPWDFESYIHRVGRTGRNGQKGIAISLITRNEQRGLENIARRTKTTFVLKKMQSVEQIAKTKVSHALTKIIDSFAGDTKSMSFKKAEALVRELLEDKQDVFAPITKEQLLTQVIYNSLKNVLTMGENGFGLNEDEISFSSTGGDDREDRRPRGRDNFRGGGGRRRDGGREGGRENHFDEREEKGSERRSFGAKRPFSRDDRPERSARPERAPAGGASSERRTFARKPRGEGADAPPRSRDESGGFDSPRRKKGGGKSFYGGGASSGRKRY from the coding sequence ATGTCGCAAACTACGTTTCAGGACTTCGCTCTTTCTTCCTCTATTCTTCAATCTCTCCAAGATATGAACTTCGTCGAGCCCACAGAAATTCAAAAGAAAACTCTCGAGGCCCTTATCGGTCATAACGGTGATCTTCTCGCACTGGCCGAAACAGGCTCTGGCAAGACGGCGGCTTACGCCATTCCTCTTCTTGAACAAATCAAAGCGGATGACAAATCCACTCAAGGATTAATCTTATGCCCGACGCGCGAACTTGCGATTCAAGTGTCAGAGCAAGTGCAAAAGTTAGGTCGCGCCCAAAAGATTAACGTCGCCACAATTTACGGTGGGGCTTCGTACACGATTCAAGAGCGCGATCTTAAAAGAGGCGCTCAAATCTTAATCGCCACACCCGGCCGCCTGATCGACTTTATCGAACAAAAGAAAATTTCTCTCGCTCGCCTCAACGTTCTTGTTCTTGATGAAGCGGACGAAATGATCTCCATGGGCTTTAAGGAAGATCTCGAAACCATTTTGAGCGAAGCTCATGAAAACTGTCAAAATTGGCTCTTCTCTGCGACGATGAGTCGCAACATCGAACAGATCTCCCATAAGTATTTAACCGATCCTAAACGAATTACCGTCAACAGCTCTGGGAAACTTCCTGAGTCCATTGAGCATTGGTACTACGCCATCGCTCAAGCTCGCAAACGTCAGGCTCTTTTGCAGATCATGAGCGAAGTGGATGATTTTTACGGAATTATTTTTTGCCAAACCAAAGTTGAAACCGAAGCGATCCAAAATGCTTTAGTGAAAGCCGGGTTCTCGGCCGAATCCTTCCACGGAGATCGCACTCAAAAAGAACGAGAAAAAATTCTCACTCGTTTTAGAAAGCGCGAAGTGGCCATCCTGGTTTGTACCGACGTGGCCGCTCGTGGACTCGATATTAAAGATCTCTCGCACGTGATTAACTACTCTCTGCCTTGGGACTTCGAGAGTTATATTCACCGTGTAGGTCGGACCGGTCGAAATGGTCAAAAAGGGATTGCGATCAGTTTGATCACTCGCAATGAACAGCGCGGTTTAGAAAACATCGCTCGTCGCACAAAGACGACTTTCGTTCTTAAGAAGATGCAATCGGTCGAGCAGATTGCTAAGACGAAAGTGTCCCACGCTCTTACAAAAATTATCGATAGCTTTGCTGGCGACACCAAATCCATGTCTTTTAAAAAAGCCGAGGCCTTAGTTCGCGAACTTCTCGAGGACAAACAGGACGTTTTCGCACCGATCACTAAAGAGCAATTGCTCACCCAAGTGATTTACAACTCTCTTAAGAATGTTCTCACCATGGGCGAAAACGGATTTGGTCTCAACGAAGACGAAATCTCTTTCTCCAGCACCGGTGGCGATGATCGAGAAGATCGTCGACCCCGCGGCCGCGACAACTTCCGCGGTGGCGGTGGACGGCGGCGCGATGGAGGTCGTGAGGGTGGTCGGGAGAATCACTTTGACGAACGCGAAGAAAAAGGAAGCGAGCGCCGCAGTTTCGGTGCGAAACGCCCTTTCTCCCGCGATGATCGCCCCGAGCGCAGTGCGCGCCCGGAGCGCGCACCCGCAGGTGGCGCAAGCAGCGAACGCCGAACTTTTGCCAGAAAACCTCGCGGCGAGGGAGCCGACGCTCCCCCACGATCTCGTGACGAAAGCGGCGGCTTCGATAGCCCCCGTCGCAAAAAAGGCGGCGGCAAGAGCTTCTACGGCGGCGGCGCCAGCTCTGGACGCAAGCGCTACTAA
- a CDS encoding TonB C-terminal domain-containing protein — protein MSSYQAITFSVMIHVIMFLLGGVDYIVKPKPESEPIQWLDMKEENRPAMSDKTRRVERETRTRVTTNAPMSTLGEPQVESAPSPGGQPRQPQRQQQTQSSGVAKNIADLRSEISPDSLYVSSGKREAAAQSSSNSNNNFLNTMSPASRQQLQNYMPKELQIGDVAALNTDQNLYFTFYRRMAEKVIWPWIQNVTTGFEKLKREGQLPYSDKVWTTIVEVILDQQGKVLSVTPLQLSGQWEIDGAPNKAFKQARNFPNPPSEMVGEDGYIRIRYKFVVYYSPQGMGGPN, from the coding sequence GTGTCGTCATATCAAGCAATTACCTTCAGTGTGATGATTCACGTGATCATGTTCCTCTTGGGAGGCGTGGATTACATTGTAAAGCCAAAGCCCGAATCTGAGCCGATTCAGTGGCTCGACATGAAGGAAGAAAACCGACCCGCGATGTCCGACAAAACTCGTCGTGTAGAGCGAGAAACTCGAACGAGGGTGACCACCAACGCACCGATGAGCACTCTCGGTGAACCCCAAGTGGAGTCCGCCCCGTCTCCGGGGGGTCAACCCCGACAACCGCAGCGGCAACAACAAACTCAAAGTTCTGGTGTCGCAAAAAATATCGCGGATTTGCGTTCGGAAATATCGCCTGACTCTTTGTATGTGTCCTCCGGAAAGCGAGAGGCGGCCGCGCAATCGAGTAGCAACTCCAACAATAATTTTTTAAACACGATGTCCCCCGCGAGTCGGCAGCAATTGCAAAACTACATGCCCAAGGAATTACAGATTGGGGATGTGGCGGCTCTCAACACCGACCAAAATTTATATTTCACCTTCTACCGAAGAATGGCGGAGAAAGTGATTTGGCCTTGGATTCAAAACGTGACCACGGGTTTCGAAAAACTCAAACGCGAAGGACAACTCCCCTACAGCGATAAAGTTTGGACGACCATCGTAGAAGTGATTCTAGATCAGCAAGGAAAAGTTCTTTCCGTCACCCCCCTCCAACTCTCCGGTCAGTGGGAAATCGACGGCGCTCCCAATAAAGCCTTTAAACAGGCGCGAAATTTTCCCAACCCCCCCTCCGAAATGGTGGGCGAGGACGGCTATATTCGTATTCGCTATAAGTTCGTTGTTTATTATTCGCCCCAAGGCATGGGCGGGCCCAACTAG
- a CDS encoding PilZ domain-containing protein → MSSSDNTNNLNNVIDLQKHRGKKAKKASGTEKSTFSAGVTDISNIRQEMINSERRSVRRTILTEFIGMNIIVPQKGLVKSALYDISENGLAFELPIDLGKFNVGEEVAMRIYMNHATYFPFVIKITHIRKDADEGLYLYGGSFIKNSINQVALFHFAKFVENISAYLKTDHGDVMVSNIGD, encoded by the coding sequence ATGAGCTCAAGCGACAATACGAATAATTTAAATAATGTGATCGATCTACAGAAGCATCGTGGCAAAAAGGCCAAAAAAGCGAGTGGGACTGAGAAGAGTACATTTTCAGCAGGCGTCACGGACATCTCAAACATTCGTCAGGAAATGATTAATTCTGAACGTCGAAGCGTTCGTCGAACGATCCTCACCGAGTTTATTGGCATGAACATCATCGTTCCTCAAAAGGGTCTGGTGAAGTCGGCGCTCTATGATATCTCCGAAAACGGCTTAGCTTTTGAGCTTCCCATCGATTTGGGAAAATTCAATGTCGGCGAAGAAGTGGCTATGAGAATCTACATGAACCACGCCACGTATTTTCCCTTTGTCATCAAGATCACTCACATTCGTAAAGATGCGGATGAGGGACTTTATCTTTATGGTGGAAGCTTTATTAAAAATTCGATCAACCAAGTGGCGCTTTTCCATTTTGCAAAATTTGTCGAAAACATCAGCGCGTATCTCAAGACAGATCACGGCGATGTGATGGTTTCAAATATCGGAGATTAA
- a CDS encoding PhoH family protein produces the protein MSEKRKIVVDTNVILFDALAICKFQNADVHIPISVLEELDRFKRDLGENGRNARHFSRFIDVLRGKGALNKGVPLEDGTATIFVEADRSVTGTPAELLETKADNRILITAFALQKEFPNNKVELVTKDINLRIKADVFGINAKDYEPEKVSVDEMYTGHIEIEVDAEQINLFYQEKMLPLPDSMRIVPNQYIVAKDTSNPNHSAIGRYDGKKKGMVPLLTVSEGIWGIHPRNVEQSFAIDALLNDDILFVSLVGKAGTGKTLLALAVGLYKSLDEGRFQRLLVSRPIFPMGKDIGYLPGDIEQKLNPWMQPIFDNVEFLMGADKKAAGRAQELINQGMLNIEPLTYIRGRSIPNQYFIVDEAQNLTPHEIKTIVTRAGQGTKVVLTGDAFQIDNPYVDSATSGLTYSVERFKGYDISAHCSLTKGERSELAELAANVL, from the coding sequence GTGAGCGAGAAAAGAAAGATCGTTGTCGATACGAATGTGATTCTGTTTGATGCTCTAGCAATTTGCAAATTTCAAAACGCTGATGTGCATATTCCAATTTCAGTACTCGAAGAACTCGATCGTTTTAAACGTGATCTCGGCGAGAACGGAAGAAACGCTCGTCATTTTAGCCGTTTCATCGATGTCCTCCGTGGCAAAGGCGCCTTAAATAAAGGCGTGCCCTTAGAGGATGGAACCGCAACCATTTTCGTCGAAGCCGATCGCTCGGTGACCGGAACTCCGGCGGAGCTGTTGGAAACAAAAGCCGACAATCGAATTTTAATCACAGCCTTTGCTCTGCAAAAAGAATTTCCAAACAATAAAGTGGAGTTGGTGACCAAAGACATCAACTTACGTATTAAAGCCGATGTTTTCGGTATTAATGCGAAAGACTACGAGCCCGAAAAAGTCTCCGTCGACGAAATGTACACGGGTCATATTGAAATCGAAGTGGACGCCGAACAGATCAATCTCTTTTATCAAGAGAAGATGTTGCCACTTCCGGACAGCATGAGAATCGTACCTAATCAGTATATCGTGGCCAAAGACACTTCGAATCCCAATCACAGTGCCATCGGTCGCTACGACGGGAAGAAGAAAGGCATGGTGCCTCTTTTGACCGTGAGTGAAGGCATCTGGGGAATTCACCCTCGAAATGTGGAGCAATCTTTCGCTATTGATGCGCTATTGAACGATGACATTCTGTTTGTCTCCCTTGTCGGTAAAGCGGGAACAGGAAAAACGCTTCTAGCTCTGGCCGTCGGCCTTTACAAGTCTCTCGACGAAGGACGTTTCCAGCGTTTACTGGTGAGTCGTCCTATTTTCCCGATGGGGAAAGACATTGGATATCTTCCTGGAGACATCGAGCAAAAACTGAATCCTTGGATGCAACCGATCTTTGATAACGTCGAATTTTTAATGGGGGCGGATAAGAAGGCGGCGGGTCGCGCTCAGGAGCTTATCAACCAAGGTATGTTGAACATTGAACCGCTCACTTACATTCGTGGTCGAAGTATTCCGAACCAGTACTTTATCGTCGATGAGGCACAGAACTTAACTCCTCACGAGATTAAGACCATCGTCACTCGCGCCGGTCAGGGAACTAAAGTGGTTCTCACTGGAGATGCTTTCCAAATTGATAACCCTTATGTGGACAGTGCGACGAGCGGTTTGACCTACTCCGTCGAGAGATTTAAAGGCTACGACATTTCGGCTCACTGTTCTCTGACTAAAGGGGAAAGATCCGAACTCGCTGAACTCGCTGCAAACGTTCTTTAG
- a CDS encoding cytochrome, with translation MFLQGDLQKVFDALYHMGVIDPVLKMDWSESFEKIESESWRLTPVVQVVNRCGGDYEELMSELKSFDHEALSYLAMLVAKELMYFHTNTIVH, from the coding sequence ATGTTTCTACAAGGCGATTTACAAAAAGTTTTCGATGCTCTTTATCACATGGGTGTTATAGATCCGGTTTTAAAAATGGATTGGAGCGAAAGCTTTGAAAAAATCGAGTCGGAATCATGGCGTTTAACTCCGGTTGTGCAAGTGGTGAATCGTTGCGGTGGAGATTACGAGGAGCTCATGAGCGAACTTAAAAGTTTTGATCATGAAGCGCTTTCTTATCTGGCGATGTTAGTGGCCAAAGAGCTGATGTACTTTCACACCAATACGATCGTTCACTAA
- a CDS encoding CpaF family protein codes for MSRSLDTRTQAFEEMIKSNLAPVVTYLQDDTVTEVLINGPNDVFIERGGKLLKTDAKFKTDKDLEVAVQAIANFVRRRINQDEPRLDARLPNGSRIHAVLAPVARNGTTVSIRKFSQVKVDFKKYIDWGALNLDAAKFLQICMMLGKNILVSGGTGSGKTTLLGLLCSCIPKGQRVLVIEDASELNVEYEHVVSFETKMPDELGKGGVTMYDLLKSSLRLRPDRIIVGEVRGAEGMELIQAMNTGHKGCLGTIHANTPGDSLLRLEALAMGGDNKLSEKALRYSIASAIEIVVQISRLQDGSRRITNITEVLGLDEQGHYKVADIYALNNPTRQTDGKIKGFAEPTGILPTFVHEIENNGIKFPRSKFFPTQSTPNSRESA; via the coding sequence ATGAGTAGAAGCCTCGACACACGTACGCAAGCCTTTGAAGAGATGATCAAGAGCAATCTTGCTCCGGTCGTCACTTATTTGCAGGACGATACGGTGACCGAGGTTTTGATCAACGGCCCGAACGATGTGTTCATCGAGCGCGGCGGTAAACTTCTTAAAACAGACGCGAAATTTAAAACGGATAAAGATCTCGAAGTTGCCGTCCAAGCGATTGCGAATTTCGTCCGTCGTCGGATTAATCAAGATGAACCACGTCTTGATGCTCGACTTCCCAATGGATCGAGAATTCACGCGGTCTTGGCGCCCGTGGCTCGCAACGGTACGACGGTCAGTATTCGTAAGTTTAGCCAAGTGAAAGTCGACTTTAAAAAATATATTGATTGGGGCGCTCTTAATTTGGACGCCGCTAAGTTTTTGCAAATCTGTATGATGCTCGGGAAAAACATTCTTGTGAGCGGAGGTACGGGCTCTGGAAAAACCACATTGCTCGGATTGCTTTGCAGTTGTATTCCTAAAGGACAACGCGTTCTTGTGATCGAGGATGCTTCCGAATTAAATGTCGAGTACGAGCACGTTGTGAGTTTCGAAACCAAAATGCCAGATGAGCTTGGTAAGGGTGGAGTCACCATGTACGACCTCCTTAAGAGCAGCTTACGTCTTCGTCCCGATCGCATTATCGTGGGAGAGGTGCGTGGTGCAGAAGGCATGGAGTTGATTCAAGCGATGAACACGGGTCACAAAGGGTGTTTGGGAACCATTCACGCCAACACGCCGGGAGACTCATTGCTTCGTCTCGAAGCTTTGGCCATGGGTGGAGACAATAAATTGAGCGAAAAAGCGCTTCGCTATTCGATCGCTTCGGCCATCGAAATCGTTGTCCAGATTTCTCGTTTACAAGATGGTTCACGTCGCATCACTAACATCACGGAAGTTTTAGGCTTAGATGAGCAGGGGCATTACAAAGTCGCTGATATCTATGCGCTCAATAACCCAACGCGTCAGACTGATGGAAAGATTAAAGGATTTGCTGAGCCAACGGGCATATTGCCCACTTTTGTTCACGAGATCGAGAACAACGGCATCAAATTTCCTCGCTCTAAATTCTTTCCGACTCAGAGCACTCCGAATAGCCGAGAGTCGGCTTAA
- the eno gene encoding phosphopyruvate hydratase, with the protein MSEIVSIHAREILDSRGFPTVEVEVLTTTGAIGRAAVPSGASTGAHEAHELRDGDKSRYHGKGVLKAVEHVIHDISNSLEGHDIFDQAGIDQTMLELDGTANKSRLGANAILGVSLACAKAAAAEARLPLYKYVGGVHAYQLPIPLMNVINGGAHADNGLDVQEFMIVPRLGTFRESLQAGAEIFQTLKKILKEKKLSTAVGDEGGFAPQLKNNEQALELLDQAIKASSFVPGVNVFIALDVAATEFYADGKYEWEGEKITAEQMTEIYAKWVDKYPIVSIEDGLAEDDWTGWRHLTSTLGSKVQLVGDDLFVTNIERVKKGVDERCANALLVKVNQIGTLTETIRAVQFAQSSGYNTIMSHRSGETEDTTIADLAVALGCRQIKTGSLCRSERVAKYNQLLRIEEQLTKSATYANL; encoded by the coding sequence ATGTCAGAAATCGTTTCCATTCATGCCAGAGAAATTTTGGATAGCCGTGGGTTCCCCACTGTCGAAGTGGAAGTGTTGACGACAACCGGAGCGATCGGTCGAGCGGCCGTTCCCTCGGGAGCATCTACGGGGGCTCACGAAGCCCACGAACTGCGCGACGGCGACAAGAGCCGTTATCATGGTAAAGGCGTGTTGAAAGCGGTCGAGCACGTCATTCACGATATTAGCAATTCGCTCGAAGGCCACGATATTTTTGATCAGGCAGGCATCGATCAAACTATGCTCGAGCTCGACGGAACGGCGAACAAGTCTCGTTTAGGGGCGAATGCCATTTTAGGAGTCTCCCTCGCTTGTGCGAAGGCCGCCGCGGCCGAAGCTCGATTGCCGCTTTATAAATACGTCGGCGGAGTTCACGCCTACCAATTGCCCATTCCACTGATGAATGTGATCAATGGGGGCGCTCATGCCGATAATGGTCTTGATGTGCAGGAATTTATGATCGTTCCACGCTTGGGAACGTTTAGAGAGTCTTTGCAAGCCGGAGCCGAAATTTTCCAAACTCTTAAGAAGATCCTAAAAGAGAAAAAGCTGTCGACAGCAGTGGGCGACGAAGGTGGTTTTGCGCCTCAGCTTAAAAATAACGAGCAGGCTCTCGAACTTTTAGATCAGGCGATCAAAGCTTCCAGTTTTGTCCCTGGTGTGAATGTATTTATCGCTCTAGATGTTGCGGCGACGGAATTTTACGCCGATGGAAAATACGAGTGGGAAGGCGAAAAGATCACCGCCGAACAAATGACCGAAATCTATGCCAAATGGGTCGACAAGTATCCAATTGTAAGTATCGAGGATGGGTTAGCTGAAGATGACTGGACAGGATGGCGCCATTTGACCTCCACTTTGGGTTCAAAAGTTCAATTGGTCGGAGACGATCTATTTGTGACGAACATTGAGAGGGTAAAAAAGGGTGTCGACGAGCGATGTGCCAATGCACTCCTTGTTAAAGTGAACCAGATCGGAACTTTGACGGAAACGATTCGGGCCGTTCAGTTCGCTCAATCCTCAGGCTACAATACGATCATGTCTCATCGAAGCGGTGAGACCGAAGATACCACCATTGCTGACTTAGCGGTCGCTTTAGGCTGCCGTCAGATTAAGACGGGAAGCTTGTGTCGGAGCGAGCGCGTGGCCAAATATAATCAGCTGCTTCGTATCGAAGAGCAGCTGACGAAATCCGCAACTTACGCCAATTTATAG
- a CDS encoding septum formation initiator family protein, protein MYLIEKLRSFLNQPFKIFWLCLIVGFVTLLYDGSFWNLWSLHHNYKEMEKRIQAVNEETSNLNFKVQESNGREFIERQAMDQLGLVREEDLIFVFSD, encoded by the coding sequence ATGTATCTCATCGAAAAGTTGCGCTCGTTTCTCAATCAACCGTTTAAAATTTTTTGGCTGTGCCTTATTGTTGGCTTTGTCACACTTCTTTACGACGGTAGTTTTTGGAATCTGTGGAGTCTCCATCACAACTACAAAGAGATGGAAAAACGAATTCAAGCGGTCAACGAAGAGACATCCAATTTGAATTTTAAAGTTCAAGAGTCGAACGGTCGAGAGTTCATCGAGCGACAAGCGATGGATCAGTTAGGTTTAGTGCGCGAAGAAGATTTGATCTTTGTGTTTTCAGATTGA